The following coding sequences lie in one Pseudorasbora parva isolate DD20220531a chromosome 18, ASM2467924v1, whole genome shotgun sequence genomic window:
- the rps14 gene encoding 40S ribosomal protein S14 encodes MGLLFYILLFPLVEVELSTRQRFFFPFLFRPRLETHIAMAPRKGKEKKEEQVISLGPQVAEGENVFGVCHIFASFNDTFVHVTDLSGKETICRVTGGMKVKADRDESSPYAAMLAAQDVAQRCKELGITALHIKLRATGGNRTKTPGPGAQSALRALARSGMKIGRIEDVTPIPSDSTRRKGGRRGRRL; translated from the exons ATGGGACTTTTATTCTATATACTATTATTTCCGCTTGTGGAGGTTGAACTTTCAACCCGGCAGCGATTTTTCTTTCCTTTCCTGTTTCGGCCTCGATTAGAGACACACATAG CAATGGCACCTCGCAAGGGTAAGGAAAAGAAGGAAGAGCAGGTCATCAGTCTGGGACCTCAGGTTGCCGAAGGCGAGAATGTGTTTGGAGTCTGCCACATCTTTGCATCCTTCAACGACACATTTGTGCATGTCACTGACCTCTCCGGCAA AGAAACAATCTGCCGTGTTACTGGTGGGATGAAGGTGAAGGCCGACAGAGACGAGTCCTCCCCTTATGCTGCTATGTTGGCGGCTCAGGATGTGGCTCAAAGGTGCAAGGAGCTGGGAATTACCGCCCTGCATATCAAACTGAGGGCCACTGGTGGAAACAG AACCAAGACACCTGGACCAGGGGCACAGTCTGCCCTCAGGGCTCTGGCTCGTTCTGGCATGAAGATCGGCCGTATCG AGGACGTCACCCCCATTCCATCAGACAGCACCCGCAGAAAGGGAGGTCGTCGTGGACGTCGTCTGTAA
- the cd74b gene encoding CD74 molecule, major histocompatibility complex, class II invariant chain b translates to MATEGSEAPLIRAPSEQTSINMGPQGGSNSKALKVAGLTLLAGVLIVGQAFTAYMVYSHKEQLNTLERRGDRLHELSRKFVMRSQGAPLKMHLPMSSLALTLEDTPKEKDSPSSSPKPVPSVLSQCQKEATGVVKTLLPSFIPRCEENGDYQPKQCWDETNWCWCVDKNGAQIPHSLTNGTAECWALDSADMKVMDHLVGTDGQ, encoded by the exons ATGGCCACCGAGGGAAGCGAGGCACCACTTATCAGAGCTCCGAGTGAGCAAACTTCAATCAACATGGGACCTCAGGGAGG ATCTAACAGTAAGGCCCTGAAGGTGGCAGGATTGACTCTGCTGGCTGGCGTACTGATCGTAGGTCAGGCCTTCACTGCCTACATGGTATACAGCCATAAGGAGCAGCTCAACACCCTAGAGAGACGTGGCGACCGCTTGCATGAGCTCAGCCGCAAGTTTG TCATGCGCAGTCAAGGTGCTCCCTTGAAAATGCATCTCCCTATGAGCTCCCTTGCTCTGACACTTGAGGACACGCCCAAAGAGAAG GATTCCCCTTCCTCATCTCCCAAACCAG TGCCCAGTGTTCTCTCCCAGTGCCAGAAGGAGGCCACTGGGGTGGTCAAGACCCTCCTGCCGTCCTTCATCCCCCGGTGTGAAGAGAACGGAGACTACCAGCCCAAGCAGTGCTGGGATGAGACTAACTGGTGCTGGTGTGTGGACAAGAACGGCGCTCAGATTCCTCATTCATTGACCAACGGTACTGCTGAGTGCTGGGCTCTCGATTCCG CTGATATGAAGGTGATGGATCATCTGGTGGGGACAGATGGCCAGTGA